In Cuculus canorus isolate bCucCan1 chromosome 9, bCucCan1.pri, whole genome shotgun sequence, the following are encoded in one genomic region:
- the OTOL1 gene encoding otolin-1 → MWSSLGPTLLLVMLVVTAVHAGMKVTPDVKYTKPKPLQLVVNGASHAPLTPLVGKSPLLAAPGRAELPTLSPAARGATTLFPFENYTLDTADFFFNCCDCCPAAVGPRGEQGPPGPKGEKGDAGLRGLPGTPGPQGPKGSKGERGGKGEQGERGVSGNPGYPGKPGLQGEAGVKGNKGNYGFPGLKGQKGSKGDTCENGTKGDKGDRGVAGNPGVDGEQGDKGEKGDTGEKGYCGEPGGRGAKGERGEGGTKGEKGSKGEIGVEGIRGLDGKQGEKGEQGSKGDKGDLGPPGAMGPSGPKGVAGSKGGRGAPGKKGSRGAKGARGDSTKPLRSAFSAGLSKPFPPPNVPIRFDKILYNDQEDYNPSTGKFNCSVPGAYVFAYHLTVRGRPARISLVARSRKVAKARETLYGQEIDQASFLTVLKLSAGDQVWLEVARDWNGVYVSAEDDSIFTGFLLYPDVFEILL, encoded by the exons ATGTGGAGCTCGCTGGGGCCCACCTTGCTGTTAGTGATGCTGGTTGTTACCGCTGTGCATGCAGGAATGAAGGTGACCCCAGATGTGAAGTACACAAAGCCGAAGCCCTTACAGCTGGTGGTCAACGGTGCCTCTCATGCCCCCCTCACTCCTCTCGTGGGGAAAAGCCCACTGCTGGCAGCGCCGGGCAGAGCCGAGTTACCCACGCTGAGCCCTGCGGCCCGAGGGGCCACCACACTCTTCCCCTTTGAGAATTACACACTCGACACAGCTGATTTCTTCTTCAACTGCTGTGACTGCTGCCCGGCTGCTGTGGGGCCCCGGGGGGAGCAGGGACCCCCAG GTCCcaagggggagaagggagatgCTGGTCTGCGAGGTCTGCCAGGAACCCCAGGTCCTCAGGGTCCAAAAGGTTCTAAAGGAGAAAGAG GAGGCAAAGGGGAGCAAGGGGAGCGAGGAGTAAGTGGAAACCCCGGTTATCCAGGCAAACCTGGGCTGCAAG gTGAAGCTGGAGTAAAAGGCAATAAGGGCAACTACGGCTTTCCTGGACTGAAGGGACAAAAGGGGTCCAAAGGGGACACTTGTGAGAATGGGACCAAAGGAGACAAAGGAGATAGGGGGGTTGCTGGAAACCCGGGAGTGGATGGAGAACAGGGTGACAAAGGGGAAAAGGGTGACACAGGGGAGAAGGGATATTGTGGGGAGCCAGGGGGAAGAGGtgcaaagggagaaagaggggaaggggggacAAAGGGCGAAAAAGGGAGCAAAGGGGAGATAGGGGTTGAGGGCATTCGGGGACTGGATGGAAAACAGGGAGAGAAGGGCGAACAGGGAAGTAAGGGTGACAAAGGGGACCTGGGACCCCCAGGTGCAATGGGACCTTCTGGGCCGAAGGGGGTTGCTGGCAGCAAGGGGGGCCGAGGGGCCCCGGGAAAGAAAGGCTCCCGTGGGGCGAAGGGAGCCCGAGGGGACAGCACAAAGCCCCTGCGATCAGCGTTCAGTGCTGGCTTGTCCAAGCCCTTCCCTCCACCCAACGTCCCCATTAGATTTGACAAGATCTTGTACAATGACCAAGAAGATTACAACCCTTCCACTGGGAAATTCAACTGCAGCGTGCCTGGGGCGTATGTTTTCGCCTACCACCTGACGGTGAGGGGTCGTCCAGCTCGCATCAGCCTTGTCGCCCGCAGCAGGAAGGTGGCTAAAGCCCGTGAGACCCTCTACGGCCAGGAGATCGACCAGGCATCCTTCCTGACCGTCCTGAAGCTGAGTGCGGGTGACCAGGTGTGGCTGGAGGTTGCACGGGACTGGAATGGGGTCTACGTCAGCGCTGAGGATGATAGCATCTTCACAGGGTTTCTTCTATATCCAGATGTTTTTGAGATCCTGCTGTAG
- the SPTSSB gene encoding serine palmitoyltransferase small subunit B gives MDIKRVKDYISWLYYQYLLVTCSYVLEPWERSMFHTIIVTVFAMVVYTAYVFVPIHVRLAFEFFSQIFGGKPESTISIVN, from the coding sequence ATGGATATTAAGCGTGTGAAGGACTATATCTCTTGGCTATACTATCAGTACCTCCTGGTCACCTGCAGCTATGtgctggagccctgggagcGGTCCATGTTCCACACCATCATCGTGACTGTTTTCGCTATGGTGGTTTACACAGCTTATGTCTTTGTCCCCATCCATGTCCGCCTGGCTTTTGAGTTCTTCTCCCAGATATTTGGAGGAAAGCCCGAAAGCACAATTTCCATCGTGAACTGA